From Natronolimnobius sp. AArcel1, one genomic window encodes:
- a CDS encoding FkbM family methyltransferase — protein sequence MITKRNIRDIVRSTELVCDYSHDVSFRTIKLLKSGEMIRAIDYIINEVTGKSIYVTYLLSPNDENITSVKVHGIPMYIDLLDQGLSYELLIHRDREPLTGKIFREYLSDINATESSPVVIEAGANIGYYALQEAAILGKESEIHAFEPVPESGNLLSKNIERNGFEDTVKIIDSAVGDKNNKAQMSVGNARNWARISTDNEVGNKLEVDMTTIDKYCADNGISAEEVNVVRMDVEGYETNIIEGMDKVLSESKDLLLLIELHIRELKSRNSLTPFLQSLKNKGFRLEATVRRQNEIEIDNIMELTSASGCPNVFLRKS from the coding sequence ATGATAACCAAGCGAAATATTCGAGACATAGTTAGATCTACAGAATTGGTCTGCGATTATTCACATGATGTTTCTTTCCGCACTATAAAACTCCTAAAGAGTGGGGAGATGATTAGAGCTATTGACTATATCATTAATGAAGTTACAGGAAAAAGTATATATGTGACTTATCTGCTATCACCTAACGATGAAAATATAACAAGTGTTAAAGTTCATGGAATTCCGATGTATATTGACCTTCTAGATCAGGGACTCTCATATGAACTATTAATACATAGAGATCGCGAACCGCTAACTGGGAAAATATTCCGAGAATATCTTTCCGATATAAATGCTACAGAGAGTAGTCCAGTAGTAATTGAAGCTGGAGCAAATATTGGATATTATGCACTCCAAGAAGCAGCGATACTAGGAAAAGAAAGTGAAATACATGCATTTGAACCTGTTCCGGAAAGTGGAAATTTACTTTCAAAAAACATAGAAAGGAATGGTTTTGAGGATACGGTAAAGATTATTGATTCAGCAGTAGGAGATAAAAATAATAAGGCTCAGATGTCAGTGGGTAATGCTCGTAATTGGGCGCGCATTTCTACAGACAATGAGGTAGGTAATAAACTCGAAGTGGATATGACAACTATTGATAAATATTGTGCAGACAATGGTATCAGTGCAGAAGAGGTGAACGTTGTCAGGATGGACGTAGAGGGGTATGAGACAAATATAATAGAGGGAATGGACAAAGTCCTCTCTGAATCAAAGGATCTCTTATTACTCATCGAACTTCACATACGAGAATTGAAATCAAGGAACAGTCTTACTCCTTTCCTTCAGTCTTTGAAGAATAAAGGGTTTAGACTGGAGGCTACAGTTCGACGACAAAACGAAATAGAAATTGACAATATAATGGAATTGACATCTGCCAGTGGTTGCCCAAATGTGTTTCTACGAAAATCATAA
- a CDS encoding alkaline phosphatase family protein → MKSDQPVILIGLDGLGRSSIGSWIHPESLSNLHQLSEKGLLIDLESTHPPWTPCAWPSFLSGRNPGKHGVFDFFTREGYDKRLIERPDVGAPYLFEASDTEGQTSVVINYPITNPAPSLENGAVVPGYLAREDVTFSPEHLRDEYEDEYGEYVIYPKYGTEDDAVREYVDVARHRRDMARFLDERYDWDLMAVQFQVTDSIFHDLEDRDEIRQVLEAVDKFVGDIIDLGDDPTVFIASDHGMGDYDWTFYINSWLAEQGYCETTTGDAQYFRQQKDALTGAAEDETEAEQSSALETTIKTTANTLSRVGLSPQRIHRGLSTVGLAGTVERLLPEDALVAAQNQVVDHPNSKAFQLYFNSLGVHLNVQGRDPHGQIPQAEYEETRTELIEKLEQVRDPDGELVFDAVQPREAVYEGKHLEDAPDIVLVPRDYRYDVSGSILDTFRRFPHKNHKPEGILLSNRSLGDLEHAEIYDIAPTVAAVLGIPVDTNTDGRVLLDDVESIERVDWDELADGYVDSQSETDMSSVEDRLADLGYME, encoded by the coding sequence ATGAAGAGTGATCAGCCAGTTATATTGATAGGATTAGACGGTCTTGGTAGGTCGTCTATTGGCAGTTGGATACACCCGGAGAGTCTGTCGAATCTACATCAACTGAGTGAGAAAGGACTGCTAATCGACTTAGAGAGTACTCACCCCCCCTGGACACCTTGTGCCTGGCCCTCCTTTCTGAGTGGCCGTAACCCAGGTAAGCACGGCGTATTTGACTTCTTCACACGAGAGGGTTACGACAAGCGACTTATTGAGCGTCCAGATGTCGGCGCTCCTTACCTCTTTGAGGCATCTGACACCGAGGGTCAAACCTCAGTCGTAATCAATTACCCAATTACGAACCCGGCGCCATCTCTTGAAAACGGCGCGGTCGTCCCCGGCTATCTTGCACGAGAGGACGTTACGTTCTCTCCAGAACACCTCCGCGACGAATACGAGGACGAGTACGGCGAGTACGTCATCTACCCGAAGTACGGCACCGAAGACGATGCCGTCCGAGAGTACGTCGATGTCGCCCGGCACCGCCGAGATATGGCCCGATTCCTCGACGAGCGTTACGACTGGGATCTCATGGCCGTCCAGTTCCAGGTCACCGACTCGATCTTCCACGATCTCGAGGATCGCGACGAGATTCGCCAGGTCCTTGAGGCGGTCGACAAGTTCGTCGGCGATATCATCGACCTCGGCGACGACCCGACCGTCTTCATTGCGTCGGACCACGGTATGGGTGACTACGACTGGACGTTCTACATCAACTCGTGGCTGGCAGAGCAGGGCTACTGCGAGACGACGACGGGTGACGCACAGTACTTCCGTCAGCAAAAAGACGCGCTCACGGGGGCGGCCGAAGACGAAACGGAGGCCGAACAGTCGAGTGCGCTCGAGACGACCATCAAGACGACGGCGAACACGCTGTCCAGGGTCGGACTCTCACCCCAGCGAATCCATCGCGGACTCTCGACGGTCGGGCTCGCCGGGACGGTTGAACGACTCCTCCCCGAAGACGCTCTCGTGGCCGCCCAGAATCAGGTCGTCGATCATCCGAACTCGAAAGCGTTCCAGCTGTACTTCAACAGCTTGGGCGTCCACCTGAACGTCCAAGGACGAGACCCCCATGGACAGATTCCACAAGCAGAGTACGAGGAGACGCGTACGGAACTCATCGAGAAACTCGAGCAAGTTCGTGATCCGGACGGCGAACTCGTCTTCGACGCGGTACAGCCTCGAGAAGCAGTTTACGAAGGAAAACACCTCGAGGATGCCCCAGATATCGTGCTCGTTCCACGCGACTATCGATACGACGTCAGCGGCTCGATCCTCGATACGTTCCGCCGTTTTCCACACAAGAACCACAAACCCGAGGGAATCCTTCTCTCGAACCGATCGCTCGGCGACCTCGAGCATGCCGAAATCTACGATATTGCGCCGACCGTCGCGGCCGTCCTCGGGATTCCGGTCGATACGAACACCGACGGGCGAGTGCTCCTCGATGATGTCGAATCCATCGAACGAGTGGACTGGGACGAGCTCGCTGACGGATACGTTGATTCCCAGTCTGAGACCGATATGTCGAGCGTCGAGGACCGACTCGCTGATCTCGGTTATATGGAATAA
- a CDS encoding glycosyltransferase family 4 protein — protein sequence MRIAMIQDDWWPRTGGGPVHVKELSVALAEQYDHTIDIYTRALEKDGETHTDTETFVGGAVRVHRLKPSREYWNPIGRVSSLVTPIPHLVTEDFDVVHGHTFLPAVPTRTAGALTDASTVFTVHGTALTSGVGRDESMLAHVKRRLERQFVLNFDYDHVISVNTEHLDLLGEHHLNLSCVPNGVNLERFNVDVDRRDEILFLGRLAPKKRVSDLIEAFNRIADEIPETDLVIVGTGPKSDELKAQASRYGLDGRVHFEGRVSDEAIPRYYRRARLFVLPSVWEGHPLTLLEAWAGEVPVITSEVEGIAEFVDHKETGYLVPPESPDELADAIQYALSNPNESQRWASNAYDLVREEYSWEGVADRTNRIYEQITSP from the coding sequence ATGCGAATCGCAATGATACAAGACGACTGGTGGCCACGCACCGGCGGCGGACCAGTCCACGTCAAAGAACTCTCGGTAGCACTCGCAGAGCAGTACGACCATACGATCGATATCTACACTCGTGCACTCGAAAAAGATGGTGAGACTCATACAGACACGGAGACGTTCGTCGGTGGTGCCGTCCGAGTTCACCGGTTGAAACCGTCAAGGGAGTACTGGAACCCGATTGGTCGGGTTTCGTCGCTCGTGACGCCAATCCCACATCTCGTAACGGAGGATTTTGACGTCGTTCACGGCCACACGTTCTTGCCGGCGGTTCCGACGCGAACTGCTGGAGCGCTCACTGATGCGTCGACGGTCTTTACCGTCCACGGCACAGCACTCACCTCCGGCGTGGGTCGCGACGAATCGATGCTCGCTCACGTCAAACGACGCCTCGAGCGGCAGTTCGTGCTCAATTTCGATTATGATCATGTGATTTCGGTCAATACAGAACATCTGGATTTGCTGGGAGAACACCATCTAAATCTCTCCTGTGTACCGAACGGTGTCAATCTCGAGCGGTTCAACGTTGATGTCGATCGGCGCGACGAAATCCTCTTTCTCGGTCGTCTCGCGCCCAAAAAGCGAGTCAGCGACTTAATTGAGGCGTTCAACAGGATTGCAGACGAGATTCCCGAGACCGATCTCGTCATCGTCGGCACAGGTCCGAAGAGCGACGAATTGAAAGCGCAGGCCAGTCGGTACGGACTCGACGGTCGTGTTCACTTCGAAGGACGTGTCTCGGACGAAGCCATCCCGCGCTACTATCGGCGAGCTCGCCTGTTCGTGTTGCCTTCAGTATGGGAAGGACACCCGTTGACGCTACTCGAGGCGTGGGCCGGTGAGGTCCCGGTCATCACGAGTGAGGTCGAAGGGATCGCTGAGTTCGTCGATCACAAGGAAACCGGATATCTCGTTCCTCCGGAGTCGCCGGACGAACTCGCAGATGCGATTCAGTACGCGCTGTCGAATCCGAACGAAAGCCAGAGGTGGGCTTCGAACGCATACGATCTCGTTCGCGAAGAGTACTCGTGGGAAGGAGTAGCCGATCGGACGAACCGAATTTACGAGCAGATCACGTCGCCGTAG
- a CDS encoding sulfatase, whose translation MTTDWDHIILLSADALRADHLSCHGYHRETSPVLDDLAAESLHFTNAYSASSHTREAVPALLTGEYPDTAIGSDYRLATETIASMLREDGFTTGGFHSNPFVSRAYGFDRGFDTFDDDLHFGKHKLIALAQRAIDKLRNRHYARADEINERSLEWIDSLESDEPFFLWNHYMDTHGPYEPPGEYETLYHDEGLSGRDAQSLYRRAIKDPDSITDDERELLIALYDAEIRYNDEQIGAFLDELRERELLERSLLIFTADHGDAFGEHGYYEHPRYLHDEITHVPLLVRPPGGTKETVETPASTLDVAATIAAGVRSDADVEGRSLFDLEDEDRTVFMQARGEKEDSHRRRYALRTRDGACFCDRDRETGALEFADCSSRSLRGELEAHVDGRVRRENGEEAVDAGEVDEEIDRRLEALGYKE comes from the coding sequence ATGACCACTGACTGGGACCATATCATCCTTCTGTCAGCCGACGCCCTTCGGGCTGACCATCTCTCATGTCATGGCTACCATCGAGAGACGTCACCCGTATTGGACGACTTGGCGGCCGAATCGCTGCACTTTACGAACGCTTACAGCGCGAGTTCGCATACTCGAGAGGCCGTTCCGGCGCTGTTGACTGGTGAGTATCCCGACACCGCAATCGGCTCCGATTACCGGCTCGCGACGGAGACGATCGCATCGATGCTACGTGAGGACGGGTTTACAACAGGAGGGTTCCACTCAAATCCGTTCGTCTCCCGGGCGTACGGCTTCGATCGTGGGTTCGATACGTTCGACGACGATCTCCACTTCGGCAAGCACAAACTCATCGCGCTCGCACAGCGGGCCATCGACAAGCTTCGAAATCGGCATTACGCCCGTGCCGACGAGATCAACGAGCGCTCGCTCGAGTGGATCGATTCGCTGGAGTCCGATGAGCCGTTCTTCCTCTGGAATCACTACATGGACACCCACGGCCCGTACGAGCCGCCCGGTGAGTACGAGACGCTGTACCACGACGAAGGGTTGTCCGGCCGGGACGCCCAATCGCTATACCGGCGGGCGATCAAGGATCCCGACTCGATCACCGACGACGAACGGGAGCTGTTGATCGCCCTCTACGACGCCGAGATCCGGTACAACGACGAGCAGATCGGGGCGTTCCTTGATGAACTTCGTGAACGGGAGTTACTGGAGCGGTCGCTGCTCATTTTCACAGCCGATCACGGCGATGCGTTCGGCGAACACGGCTACTACGAACACCCGCGCTATCTCCACGACGAGATCACGCACGTGCCGCTGCTGGTTCGCCCTCCTGGCGGTACCAAGGAGACGGTGGAGACGCCCGCGAGCACGCTCGACGTCGCCGCGACGATTGCGGCGGGAGTCCGTTCCGACGCGGACGTCGAAGGTCGGTCGCTGTTCGACCTCGAGGACGAGGACCGGACTGTGTTTATGCAGGCCCGCGGCGAAAAGGAGGACAGTCACCGCCGGCGGTACGCGCTACGGACACGCGACGGCGCGTGTTTCTGTGATCGGGATCGGGAGACCGGCGCGCTCGAGTTCGCCGACTGTTCGTCCCGATCGCTTCGGGGTGAGCTGGAAGCGCACGTCGACGGACGGGTTCGGCGGGAGAACGGCGAGGAAGCAGTCGACGCCGGCGAGGTCGACGAAGAGATCGATCGGCGATTAGAAGCCCTGGGGTACAAGGAGTGA
- a CDS encoding glycosyltransferase family 4 protein — protein sequence MRICFVSNVIYPYVTGGAEKRIHEIGTRLADQGHDVTVYGRHYWDGPQVIEHEGMTLYGVAPAKELYTDDRRSITEAIDFSVRLLPYLRRNIDDHDIVVASVFPYFPVLSSKLTTLRTETPVVTTWHEVWLDYWDEYLGRLSPFGKAVERLTAKTPHYPIAVSSVTADRLTKIGPTRDAIEVVPNGININQIETTNPTDDGFTVLYAGRLIENKNVDLLLKAFDCVANAYPHATLGIIGDGPEYDALERQAANIDHADRVTMLGFLDEYDDVLTHMRAADVFASPSTREGFGITFAEAMAADCTVIAAEHPESAASEVIGDAGFLADPTAEDVAATLERALEGERPSMDPRTRAQRYDWDTVAEQAEQCYRQAIDSNW from the coding sequence GTGCGAATCTGTTTCGTCTCAAACGTGATTTATCCGTATGTGACTGGCGGTGCCGAAAAACGAATTCACGAAATTGGAACCCGACTTGCCGACCAAGGCCACGACGTAACTGTCTATGGCCGCCATTACTGGGATGGACCACAGGTGATAGAGCACGAGGGGATGACCCTCTACGGTGTTGCACCCGCCAAAGAACTCTACACCGACGATCGCCGATCGATCACGGAGGCGATCGATTTCTCTGTTCGACTGCTCCCCTATCTTCGACGGAATATCGACGATCACGACATTGTCGTCGCCTCCGTCTTTCCGTATTTCCCTGTTCTCTCCTCGAAACTCACCACTTTGCGAACCGAGACGCCCGTGGTCACGACCTGGCATGAGGTCTGGCTCGACTATTGGGACGAATATCTCGGTCGACTCTCACCCTTCGGCAAAGCAGTCGAGCGACTCACAGCCAAAACCCCACACTATCCGATCGCCGTCTCGAGCGTTACGGCGGATCGACTCACGAAAATCGGCCCGACGCGAGACGCGATCGAAGTCGTCCCCAATGGAATCAATATCAATCAGATCGAAACCACCAACCCGACCGACGACGGGTTCACCGTCCTGTACGCTGGCCGACTCATCGAGAACAAAAACGTCGATCTTCTTCTCAAGGCGTTCGATTGCGTCGCCAACGCCTACCCACACGCCACACTGGGTATCATCGGTGACGGCCCAGAGTACGATGCGCTCGAGCGACAAGCCGCGAATATAGACCACGCCGACCGCGTAACGATGCTCGGCTTCCTCGACGAGTATGACGATGTCCTCACGCACATGCGCGCAGCGGATGTCTTCGCGTCACCGTCGACCCGTGAAGGGTTCGGGATCACGTTCGCCGAAGCGATGGCAGCCGACTGTACCGTTATTGCGGCGGAACATCCCGAATCCGCAGCGTCCGAGGTTATCGGGGATGCAGGATTCCTCGCGGATCCGACCGCCGAAGACGTTGCGGCCACTCTCGAGCGGGCACTCGAGGGCGAACGTCCAAGTATGGATCCACGTACTCGAGCACAACGCTACGACTGGGATACTGTGGCCGAACAGGCAGAGCAATGTTATCGACAAGCGATCGACAGCAACTGGTAG
- a CDS encoding metal-dependent hydrolase, with protein sequence MGNFDQHYEAGKKYAVIAAGIAAFLALEWGATGTETILAAVVAGIYGIVGSLIPDIDHQDSRPRRTAGKYVSISVIIAVFALPTLSPEFVRGLGQFAHVFGASGDTLTIGSGVLLVSGVAVLLLGGNAFDSILTHRGFTHSLPFAFITGLISYFSIGIVGQTFQPIAFLDGEMGVIIAFAAAGGVIVHLVVDQEL encoded by the coding sequence ATGGGAAACTTCGATCAACACTACGAAGCGGGTAAGAAGTACGCAGTTATCGCTGCCGGTATAGCCGCATTCCTCGCACTCGAGTGGGGTGCTACAGGAACTGAAACCATCCTTGCAGCAGTCGTTGCAGGAATCTACGGTATCGTCGGATCGCTTATTCCGGATATCGATCACCAGGACTCGAGGCCGCGACGTACTGCCGGGAAGTATGTGAGTATCAGCGTTATCATCGCTGTCTTTGCGCTCCCGACGCTCTCACCGGAATTTGTCCGTGGATTAGGCCAGTTTGCTCACGTTTTCGGCGCGAGTGGTGACACACTCACGATCGGTAGCGGTGTTCTCCTTGTGAGCGGTGTCGCGGTACTCCTTCTCGGAGGGAATGCGTTCGACAGCATACTCACGCACCGGGGATTCACGCACTCTCTCCCCTTCGCGTTCATTACTGGTCTCATCTCGTACTTTAGCATTGGAATTGTCGGTCAAACATTCCAACCAATCGCGTTTCTTGACGGAGAAATGGGTGTGATTATCGCGTTCGCTGCAGCTGGTGGCGTAATCGTTCATCTCGTTGTGGACCAAGAGCTGTGA